AAATATGGAAGAACTTCTATAAGTGCAAACGTTGAACATAAACAGTGCTCCGAATCCAATGGCAACACTTCTCCCAGGAAAGACGTTAATTGCTTCCAAAATAGCACCAGTTATTTTGTGAGAATTGGCAATACGTTGTTGACATTACTCCAAAAAAGTTTAAGTTTCAGCATGCAAAGGCTGTTCATCTGTACATATAAAAATGGTGTAAACAAACGCTAGATCATATCACAAAAAAAGGTGGAATAGAAGTCAGACCGTGAAACAAattaatcatttttttaaaagtatgATTTGGTATTCAAATTGATCCTTTATTAGGTTGAGCAGCCACACTAAAGTATTAAGGTTGAATGAAACGTTTTTTTATTTTCATCATCTTTTGAAATTTGATGGCCATTGTTGGGATTTGGGAGAAAATATAGAGTTAATCAaagaatgtatatgtatacaaatgAGTGGAGCAACGAGATAGTAACTTCTATATTTCGCATAGTACAATTCATTCGCATGATCATGCTTCAGTTAATataacactgaaatattttgggCACTATTCACAATAGTGGAAGTTATGTTGATGATGATACTGCAATGGGACTTCGAACCACATGGACTCCATCACTCCATGTGTACCAACCAAAGGCAAACTCATTTCTCCTTTCAACACTACTTTCTGCTCTAACTGTTATATTGAAGCTACGTTTCTCTCCCAACTTGCTGAAGCGCAACGCTTTTggaacaatatcaacaacatatcCCGGAGGTGACCTCACAGCTAAAACATAAGTCGAATTATCTTTTCCAACATTTGTAACAACTCTTCTGACAATCCTGCTTGATCCATTGATGTTAGCTATTGCAAGTGATGGATAGTTCAGGTTGCTCGGGTGGGGTACTTTCTCAGGGCAGTTGAACGACAAATCTAGGCTTATGTTTTTACTACAGAGATATAGAAGATAATCATTGTACGTAGCATCATAAATAAGTCCAGGATCTGCTGCTCTTGATGGCCTGAAATGTCCAGCTCCGTATTCAAAGGGGGTTGCATCATCACCAGTTGCATTTGTTATTGGCCTACCAACTACATTATTGATTGTTGCTGCAGTAAAAACAAATGTCTGTGAGAAATTCTATAGAAAAAATTAACAACGAATAGATTTTTTTACGAGAAATAGAGTAAAGTAGAATTACAAGTGGTCATTAGAGCTGATCTGATTGCAGCACTACTCCAATTTGGATGAATAGATTTTAAAAGTGCAATTACAGCAGAAACATGTGGGCAAGACATGGAAGTTCCAGACTGCATGTTGTACTTAACAACTCGACGATCCTCTGGCAATTTCAAGGGAGATGATGCCTCGCTCCACGCGGCTAGTATGTTAAATCCAGGAGCAGTTATATCCGGCTGCAATTGATGTAAAAGTATTCTTCAGAAAGAGTTTACCTTGTATGCACTGAGAATACTACTGTAAAAGAGCTTTAATGAAAATTATGCTTAAGAAGTGAGTTACTAGTCTGGAAAATAAGACAGGTTACTTGCTAGAAATATTCATTTTGTGGGgctgatatacatatatattacctTGAGAATGTTAGGATCGACACTATTTGGTCCCTTGGAACTGAAAAGAGCCATGACAGGTGCTGGCTTGGTACCAATCAATGTGCTCCCTGGGAGAAGTGTTGCCATTGGATTTTTTTCTGTCTGTATATATTTTCGGATTGTATTTAGGCCATCTGAGAAAGCAACTGTTGTGGGATACATAAAAGGGGTGACTTGTATCTCACTAAATCGAGTTGCTAAAATAGCTGCAACACCTCCAGCTCTTTTCACTTCCATTGATGCCTGTATACCACCACTTCTGCATAGGACAACTTTTCCTCTAACAAGATTTCTTGATAGTGTACCAGGCCGACATACTCTGTATAATAAGAGCAGCAAAATAGTTAGTTTTCATTATTATATCTACTCATTAAGATTTAAGAGATAAAAGAATTACAAAGTAAAATGAAAGTTACCCTGTTGTAGCGGTTGTCGTAGTTCCTCTAATTTCTACATCTCCTGCATAAACCAGAGGATGCAACCTCCTCCTCCTTATTGGAGTTACTGTTtgtccctatatattataaattaaaTAAAGACAAATTAATTTACTTGTAAAACTGGATTTAACAACTTGATGGTAATCTTGATAAGGGTTCAGCTATATGCGCTGACAGTGTAATGTTCTTTTGCATTATCAATATAGTTTCATTTTGCCATAGTAGGTTACTTACCATTTTATTAGGTTACTAATTAATGATTATAACATAGATTCGCTTGTGTCTACCTTCTAAGCGATCTAATTCTGTAAACATTTTCTATACATAAAGTGCATAGAACTTAAACTATATATATTAACGATTCATGGGTCGACCCTTACCTTGACGATCATTCCATTTCCGAGCATAATTGGAGATGAAAAAACTCGATCAATACTACTTGCACCAACTGTGATAATCCATGGTGCTACATTTGCGACAGTTGAAGCCGTCGGGCCATTATTTCCAGCACTACAAGCTACTATAATATTCCTCTTCACCGCATGCAAAGATCCAATTGCAATCCCATTCTGTGTGTAATACGTTGTTTTAGGTATAGACCCTAGTGAAACACTAAGTACATGAACCCCATCAGCTATAGCATCATCAAAAGCAGCAATAGTGTCATCTATAAGGCATGTAGCTAACTCAGATAAGCTCTGTTCTGGAGCAGGCCAACATACTTTATAGATGGCAAGACGAACATTCGGGGCACCTCCACTGGCTGTACCCATTGCAAATCCACCAATTGCTGATGCATTTGCTACTCTACGACCACCCACTGTCGCTGCTGTGTGAGTACCATGACCGTCTCTGTCCCTTGTCTCGTTAAGTGGACCAAAGTTTGCCTCATAACTTTTTAAATAGTATCGTGCTCCAATTAATTTCCTTTAGAAACAAAGGAGCAAAAAGAGTTAGTTTACATTGtcagtgtatataagttaaacatAAAGCGAAAATAATGGCTGAAATTAACTCGTCATTGACTAAGTAATCGGGGTAATTATGACCTAACATTTTGACTAAATGGAAAGACTAGTTCAACCTGTTGCAATGGGAGGCATTGAAGGCAACACCTTCTTGGCAAATTCCTTTCCATGACTTTGGAACTGGTTCCATTCTTTCATCATTGAAACTTGAAGATTCTGGCCACACCCCTTGATGAAAAAATGAAGAGTAAATATAATTAGACAATTTTGAGGTATAAAGGAGGGTGTAAACCTGGTCTTTTTTGCCATAGATATCTTAAGTACTTTGCCTTACTGATTCTCAAGAAAAACATATTTACAAACAGAGTATCGGGGTCGACAATGAAGGTTGCCTTAAGGCTTCTTTAGTTTTTTGTCAATACTATAAATAAATGTAAGTTCAACAACCCAGAGAAGAAAATAGGGGGAAAacggaaaagaaaaaggaaagtgCAGGCCTTGAATTGACAGACAGTAatacattaacaagcacacatacacacacaagaAGGAAAAAAAGGGAGTTAGACCACGGTGATATTCTTGATCAAATCTTCCTACCATACGTATAGACTGTCAAAATATGAGTATATAATTAACTTTGGCTTCCCAAAGAGTATTCtattcaaattaaaaaaattaaaagaaaagaagtaAAGAAAAACTCTTACCACTGTCCATAACCCCAACAATAATGTCCTTT
Above is a genomic segment from Lycium barbarum isolate Lr01 chromosome 12, ASM1917538v2, whole genome shotgun sequence containing:
- the LOC132624929 gene encoding subtilisin-like protease SBT5.6 is translated as MKNNHIIFLLSLFFMILNGFVSCSEETKVYVVYLGEHSGEKTLKEIEDHHCSFLHSVKGTTSKEDVRASLVHSYKNVINGFSALLTPQEADMISGMEGVISVFHSDPHEIKPHTTRSWDFVSLLEGTSLINSGEDLLEKAIYGKDIIVGVMDSGVWPESSSFNDERMEPVPKSWKGICQEGVAFNASHCNRKLIGARYYLKSYEANFGPLNETRDRDGHGTHTAATVGGRRVANASAIGGFAMGTASGGAPNVRLAIYKVCWPAPEQSLSELATCLIDDTIAAFDDAIADGVHVLSVSLGSIPKTTYYTQNGIAIGSLHAVKRNIIVACSAGNNGPTASTVANVAPWIITVGASSIDRVFSSPIMLGNGMIVKGQTVTPIRRRRLHPLVYAGDVEIRGTTTTATTGVCRPGTLSRNLVRGKVVLCRSGGIQASMEVKRAGGVAAILATRFSEIQVTPFMYPTTVAFSDGLNTIRKYIQTEKNPMATLLPGSTLIGTKPAPVMALFSSKGPNSVDPNILKPDITAPGFNILAAWSEASSPLKLPEDRRVVKYNMQSGTSMSCPHVSAVIALLKSIHPNWSSAAIRSALMTTSTINNVVGRPITNATGDDATPFEYGAGHFRPSRAADPGLIYDATYNDYLLYLCSKNISLDLSFNCPEKVPHPSNLNYPSLAIANINGSSRIVRRVVTNVGKDNSTYVLAVRSPPGYVVDIVPKALRFSKLGEKRSFNITVRAESSVERRNEFAFGWYTWSDGVHVVRSPIAVSSST